The Thermosynechococcus sp. CL-1 genomic interval ACCAACTTGCAGCAGGCCAAGGAGCGGTTGCAACAGGCCACTGAACTGGCTCAGCAGTATGAGCAGGAATTGGCCAGTACCCGTCGCCAAGCCCAAACCTTGATTGAAGAGGCCAGAGCCGAGGCACAAAAAATTGCCACCGCCGAAATTGCTGAAGCACAGCAGGCCGTGCAGGCAGAGTTACTCAAGATTCAAGCAGAAATTGATCAGCAAAAGCAGGCGACACTGCAAGCGCTTGAGGGTCAAGTTGCCAGCTTGAGTGAACAGTTATTAGCGAAGTTACTGGCCTAGGAGTGTGGGTCATGGACGCAGTATTTTTATTGGCAACGGAAGAAGCGGGGCATTTTGGCATTAACACCAATTTGCTCGAAACCAATGTGATCAACCTTGCCATCATTATTGGGGTATTGGTGTATTTTGGGCGGGGCGTACTTGGCAAAACCTTGGGCGATCGCCAGCAACAAATTGCCACAGCCATTGCGGAAGCCGAAGAACGCCAGAAAGTGGCCGCTGCCCGCCTCGCCGAAGAGCAGCAAAAACTGGCTCAGGCCAAGCAGGAGGCACAACGCATTCGCGAAGACGCCCTTGCCCGTGCCAAGGCTGCAAAGGAAGAACTCATTGCCCAAGCCAAGCGAGAAATTGAGCGCTTGAAGGAAACCGCTTCCCAAGATACCAGTGCCGCCACTGAGCGGGCGATCGCCGAAATTCGTGAGCGGATTGCTGCTATGGCACTTGCCGAGGCCGAAAACCAACTCAAAGCGCGTTTGAGCCAAAATCCAGACCTTCAACGCACCCTTGTTGATCGCAGTATTGCCCTACTAGGAGGCAAATGATGCAGACCACTGTCCGTGGTGAACTTGTTGAACCCTATGCCGAGGCGCTGCTGTCGTTGGCGCAAACCCACAACCTCATTGATCAGTTTCAGCAGGACACGCAGTTAATTCTGGAACTCCTTGCCAGCTCCAGTGAACTGCAACAGTTTCTTGCCAATCCCCTGATCAAGCCTGAGGCCAAAAAGAATGTGCTGCGGCAGTTGACAGTGGATAAGGTGCACGGCTACTTCCTCAACTTCTTAATGTTGCTCGTGGATCGGCGGCGAATTAACCTTCTTGGCCCTATTTGTGAGCAGTATCGTGCCCTTGTGCGCAAACTCCGCAATGTGGTCTTGGCGGAAGTCACCAGTGCTGTCGAACTCAATGACGATCAACGCCGTGCCGTGGTCGAAAAGGTCAAAGCCATGACCGGTGCTGCCGATGTGGAGCTTGTCACTGCCTGCGATCCCGAACTGATTGGTGGCGTGGTGATTAAAGTTGGCTCCCAAGTCTTTGATGCTAGTCTGCGGGGTCAACTCCGCCGCCTCAGTCTCACCTTGGCGCAAGCCGCTTAACGTCCCTTTGTAAACTGTTCAACCCTTGAGAGCGACTTCTATGGTAAGTATCCGACCCGACGAAATCAGTAGCATTATTCGCCAGCAAATCGAGCAGTACGAACAGTCGATCAAAGTCGATAATGTCGGTACTGTATTGCAGGTGGGCGATGGCATTGCCCGTGTCTATGGCCTCGACAAAGTGATGGCCTCAGAATTGGTGGAATTTGAAGACGGCACCGTGGGGATTGCCCTTAACCTCGAAGAGGATAACGTAGGGGTGGTGCTGATGGGCGATGGCCTCGGTATCGAAGAAGGCAGTACGGTGCGGGCCACCGGTAGAATTGCTTCCGTGCCTGTGGGTGAAGCGGTCATTGGTCGGGTCGTGGATGCGCTGATGCGCCCCATTGACGGCAAAGGGGAGATCCACACGACGGCAACCCGCCTGATTGAATCCCCTGCCCCCGGTATTGTCCAGCGCAAATCTGTGTGTGAGCCGTTGCAAACGGGGATCACCGCCATTGACGCCATGATTCCCATTGGTCGTGGTCAGCGGGAACTGATCATTGGCGATCGCCAGACGGGGAAAACGGCCGTTGCCATTGACACGATTCTGAACCAAAAAGGCCAAGATGTGATTTGCGTCTATGTGGCCATTGGTCAAAAAGCGTCCAGTGTGGCTCAAGTGGTGAACGTGCTGCGGGAGCGGGGTGCACTCGATTACACGATTGTGATTGCCGCTAACGCCAGTGATCCAGCCGCTTTGCAGTATCTGGCTCCCTACACCGGTGCCACGATTGCTGAGTACTTCATGTACCAAGGCAAGCACACCCTCGTCATCTATGACGACCTCTCCAAACAAGCGCAAGCCTATCGGCAAATGTCGCTGCTGCTGCGCCGTCCCCCCGGTCGTGAAGCCTATCCAGGGGATGTGTTCTATCTCCACTCCCGCCTGCTGGAGCGTGCCGCCAAACTCAACGATGCCCTCGGCGGTGGCAGCATGACGGCGCTTCCTGTGGTTGAAACCCAAGCCGGTGACGTGTCTGCCTACATTCCCACCAACGTCATTTCCATTACCGACGGTCAAATCTTCCTCTCCTCTGACCTCTTCAACGCTGGCTTGCGTCCTGCCATCAACGCGGGGATTTCCGTGTCGCGGGTGGGTTCCGCTGCTCAAATCAAAGCCATGAAGCAAGTGGCTGGCAAACTGAAGCTAGAATTGGCGCAATTTGATGAACTGCAAGCCTTTGCCCAGTTTGCCTCTGACTTGGATAAAGCCACCCAAAACCAACTGGCGCGGGGTCAACGGCTGCGGGAAATTCTCAAGCAGCCCCAGTACTCACCCATTCCGGTGGAATACCAAGTGGCAACCATTTACGCCGGTACCAACGGCTACCTTGACGACATCCCCGTTGAGGCAGTGGCCAAGTTTGTTGCCGGTCTGCGGGACTACCTACACACAAGCAAGCCCGAATACGGCGAAATCATCCGCACCACCCAAAAACTGGATGAAAAAGCTGAAGCCTTGCTGAAAGAGGCGATCGCCGAGTACAAAGCCGGCTTTACTGCCTAGGCGCGATCGCGCTATATCATGCTCTGAACCTGCCCTCTACCCAGGGTAGGTTTTTTTATGCCTAGGCTACTCTCAAGTGTCAAAAATCATTGCAGTTTCCTTGAGCCATCCCCCTGAGCCTGCCGTCCTCTCCTACACTGGGATCCTAGGGCGAGGTTTGACAAAGGAGAAAACAGTGCGTGTCGTCCTCATGGCCGGGGGAAGTGGTACTCGGTTGCGTCCCCTCACCTGTGATCTACCCAAGCCAATGGTGCCGGTGGTCAATCGTCCCATTGCCGAGCATATTCTCAATCTCCTACGCCGCCATAGCCTTGATGATGTGGTCATGACATTGCACTATCTCCCCGATGTCGTGCGCGACTATTTTGGCGATGGGAATGAGTTTGGGGTGCACCTGAGCTATGTCGTTGAGGAAGAGCAGCCCCTTGGCACAGCAGGTTCAGTCAAAAACATTGCCAATTTGCTAACGGATCCCTTTTTGGTGGTCAGTGGCGATAGTATTACCGATGTCGATTTAACCGATGCCCTACGTTTTCACCAGCAGCACGGTGCTCCCGTAACCCTGATCCTTGCCCGTGTACCTCAACCGAAGGAGTTTGGCATTGTCTTTACTGATAGCGATGGCCGCGTGCGGCGATTTCTCGAGAAGCCCTCAGCGGGGGAAGTCTTTACGGATACGGTGAATACGGGCATCTACATCCTCAGTCCTGCTGTCATGGACTATCTCAATAGCGGCATCGAGCGGGATTTTTCGCGGGATTTGTTCCCATTGCTGTTGCAGGCGGATGTGCCGATGTATGGTTATATCACCGATGCCTACTGGTGCGATGTCGGCAGTCTGCAAACCTATCAACAGGTGCAACAGGATGCCCTCTATGGCCGCGTGCACTTGGAAATTCAGGGGCACGAAGTTCAGCCGCAAATTTGGGTAGGGCACAACACCACATTGCCGCAAACAGTTCAGCTACAGGCGCCGCTCGTCTTGGGCAATAATTGCCGCTTTGGTGCGGGGGTCACCCTTGGGGCGGGGACGATCTTGGGAGATAACGTGATTGTTGGCAATGGCAGCCGGTTGTGCTCAGTGGTGGCTTGGAGTGGCTGTTTTATTGGGGATGACAGTGAATTAGAGCATTGCATTTTGGCGCGCCATGTCCATGTCGATCGCCATGTAACCCTACACGAAGGGGTAATTATTGGCAGTCGCTGTGTGGTCGGGGAGGAAGCTAGCCTCAGTCAGGGGGTGCGCCTGTGGCCGGGCAAACGTATTGAAGCGGGTGCAATTGTCAATGAAAGTCTGATCTGGGGCACAACGGGACAGCGCTATCTCTTTGGTCAGCGGGGGGTAGCCGGTGTGGCCAATGTGGACATTACACCGGAGTTTGCGGTGCGGTTGGCAGCGGCCTATGCATCCACCCTTGAACTGGGAACTAGTGTCTTGGTATCGCGGGATCAGCGCAATGTATCGCGGATGGTAGCCCATGCCCTGATGTCGGGTTTGATGTCAGTGGGGATTCATGTGCTCAATTTGGAGGCGATCGCCCTGCCTATTGCCCGTTTTGCTGCCCAAACCCTTTCAGTCAGCGGCGGAATTCATGTGCGTGCCCATCCCGATCGCGCCGATCAACTCTTGATTGAGTTTTTTGACCATAAGGGCATCAACCTGAGCAAAGCCAAAGAGCGGCAAATTGAAACCGCCTACTTCCGCGAAGATATTCGCCGCGCCCTACTGACGGATGTCGGTGTCATGACCCATCCCAACAACTGCGTGGCCGCCTATGCCCAGGGCTTTGAAAAGTGGCTGAATACCCAACTGTTTTATGGTAGCCCCGCCAAAATTGTCATTGACTATGCCTATGCCGTTTCTGGGGTTGTCTTGCCCCAGCTCCTCAGTAAGTTTGGCTGTGATGCCGTTGTTCTCAATGCCACCCTGCACCCAACCCTCCTCAATATTCTCGAACGACAGCGACTCCTGCGGGAACTAGGACAGGTGGTGACAGCGCTGTCTGCCAGTTTGGGGGTACAAGTCTCCGCCAATGGTGAACGGTTGACCTTGGTGGACAATGCCGGTCAGGTGTTCAGTGATCAAGAACTCACGGCGTTGATGACCTACTTGACCCTCTTGACCCATCCGGGGGGCAGCGTTGTGGTGCCGGTCACAACCTCTAGCGCCGTGGAGGCGATCGCCCGCCAACAGGGCGGACAAGTCATTCGCAGTCGCACCAACCCCACTGATCTCATGGAAGCCTGCCAACACCACAGCGGTGTAGTTCTCGGCGGTTCTGCAGAAACCGGTTTTATCTTCCCGCAACTGCATCCGGGGTTTGATGCCATGTTTACGATCGCCACGCTGATCGAACTACTGGCACTGATTGGCAAACCCCTCACCGTCATGCGCCAAGAACTACCCCGCGTTCACTACTATCACCGCCCGATTCGCTGTCCTTGGATTGCCAAAGGGTCATTGATGCGGCACTTGGTGGAAACCCATCCCCGCAATCACTTAAGTCTCATTGATGGCGTCAAAATTGGTGAACCCAACACGGATCATTGGGTGCTGATTCTCCCCGATGCCAGTGAGCCACTGGTACACCTCTATGTAAACAGTCCAGATGCTACGTGGAGTGAGCAGATGCTGCACCGCTACAGCCGCCGCATTGAAGAGTTTGCTCGTTTGGAACCCCTCTCAGATGCCACAATAAAGATGTAACCAAAATCCCGTAGAATCAGGGAAAATTTTTCGTACATTAGGCGCAATGGTGCTTTTGAAAACGGAGAAAACCGAAGGGGACTTTACTGATAAATTGCGGGGAATTGCCCGTTGGTGGTCAGAATTCAAGATTCAAACCCGCCTCATGGCCACAGCAACCCTCGTGGTCTCGATCATCATGAGTGGTTTCACCTTTTGGGCGGTGAATACCATTCAAACCAATGCCCACCTCAATGACACCCGCTATGGCCGCGATTTGGGGTTGCTCTTAGCTGCCGATGTGGCTCCCCTAGTGGCCAAGGGGGATACCGCCGCTGTTGCCGAATTTTCTCGTAAGTTCTACGAGCGCAGTGCCAGTATTCGCTACATCCTCTATGCCGATCCCGATGGGGAAATTTACTATGGCCTGCCCTACTCTGCCCCCCAAGTGGAAAGTGCGCTGACCCTGCGCCGCCGTATTCAACTGCCGGACACCTACCGTGCCAGCCAAGAACCCCTTGTGCGCCAACACCAAACCCCCGACGGCCTTGTGGCCGATGTCTTTGTGCCGTTGATATTTAATGGTGAAAATCTAGGAGTTGTGGCTTTGGGCATTAATCCCAACCAAACGCTTATTGCCTCTGCCAATCTCACGCGGGATCTCACGATCGCCGTCTTTGTCTCCCTCTGGATCATGGTGATCTTAGGGGGCGTCTTCAATGCCCTCACCATTACTCAACCCATTAAAGAATTGGTGCAGGGGGTCAAAAACATTGCCGCCGGAAATTTTAAGCAACGCATTAACCTGCCCTTTGGCGGTGAACTGGGGGAACTGATCACCAGCTTTAACGACATGGCTGAGCGCCTTGCTTCCTACGAAGCCCAAAACATTGAAGAACTCCAAGCC includes:
- a CDS encoding F0F1 ATP synthase subunit B', producing the protein MFDFDATLPLMAVQFLILTVILNALLYKPLGQALDNRDEYIRTNLQQAKERLQQATELAQQYEQELASTRRQAQTLIEEARAEAQKIATAEIAEAQQAVQAELLKIQAEIDQQKQATLQALEGQVASLSEQLLAKLLA
- a CDS encoding F0F1 ATP synthase subunit B translates to MDAVFLLATEEAGHFGINTNLLETNVINLAIIIGVLVYFGRGVLGKTLGDRQQQIATAIAEAEERQKVAAARLAEEQQKLAQAKQEAQRIREDALARAKAAKEELIAQAKREIERLKETASQDTSAATERAIAEIRERIAAMALAEAENQLKARLSQNPDLQRTLVDRSIALLGGK
- the atpH gene encoding ATP synthase F1 subunit delta, with product MMQTTVRGELVEPYAEALLSLAQTHNLIDQFQQDTQLILELLASSSELQQFLANPLIKPEAKKNVLRQLTVDKVHGYFLNFLMLLVDRRRINLLGPICEQYRALVRKLRNVVLAEVTSAVELNDDQRRAVVEKVKAMTGAADVELVTACDPELIGGVVIKVGSQVFDASLRGQLRRLSLTLAQAA
- the atpA gene encoding F0F1 ATP synthase subunit alpha; amino-acid sequence: MVSIRPDEISSIIRQQIEQYEQSIKVDNVGTVLQVGDGIARVYGLDKVMASELVEFEDGTVGIALNLEEDNVGVVLMGDGLGIEEGSTVRATGRIASVPVGEAVIGRVVDALMRPIDGKGEIHTTATRLIESPAPGIVQRKSVCEPLQTGITAIDAMIPIGRGQRELIIGDRQTGKTAVAIDTILNQKGQDVICVYVAIGQKASSVAQVVNVLRERGALDYTIVIAANASDPAALQYLAPYTGATIAEYFMYQGKHTLVIYDDLSKQAQAYRQMSLLLRRPPGREAYPGDVFYLHSRLLERAAKLNDALGGGSMTALPVVETQAGDVSAYIPTNVISITDGQIFLSSDLFNAGLRPAINAGISVSRVGSAAQIKAMKQVAGKLKLELAQFDELQAFAQFASDLDKATQNQLARGQRLREILKQPQYSPIPVEYQVATIYAGTNGYLDDIPVEAVAKFVAGLRDYLHTSKPEYGEIIRTTQKLDEKAEALLKEAIAEYKAGFTA
- a CDS encoding mannose-1-phosphate guanyltransferase, giving the protein MRVVLMAGGSGTRLRPLTCDLPKPMVPVVNRPIAEHILNLLRRHSLDDVVMTLHYLPDVVRDYFGDGNEFGVHLSYVVEEEQPLGTAGSVKNIANLLTDPFLVVSGDSITDVDLTDALRFHQQHGAPVTLILARVPQPKEFGIVFTDSDGRVRRFLEKPSAGEVFTDTVNTGIYILSPAVMDYLNSGIERDFSRDLFPLLLQADVPMYGYITDAYWCDVGSLQTYQQVQQDALYGRVHLEIQGHEVQPQIWVGHNTTLPQTVQLQAPLVLGNNCRFGAGVTLGAGTILGDNVIVGNGSRLCSVVAWSGCFIGDDSELEHCILARHVHVDRHVTLHEGVIIGSRCVVGEEASLSQGVRLWPGKRIEAGAIVNESLIWGTTGQRYLFGQRGVAGVANVDITPEFAVRLAAAYASTLELGTSVLVSRDQRNVSRMVAHALMSGLMSVGIHVLNLEAIALPIARFAAQTLSVSGGIHVRAHPDRADQLLIEFFDHKGINLSKAKERQIETAYFREDIRRALLTDVGVMTHPNNCVAAYAQGFEKWLNTQLFYGSPAKIVIDYAYAVSGVVLPQLLSKFGCDAVVLNATLHPTLLNILERQRLLRELGQVVTALSASLGVQVSANGERLTLVDNAGQVFSDQELTALMTYLTLLTHPGGSVVVPVTTSSAVEAIARQQGGQVIRSRTNPTDLMEACQHHSGVVLGGSAETGFIFPQLHPGFDAMFTIATLIELLALIGKPLTVMRQELPRVHYYHRPIRCPWIAKGSLMRHLVETHPRNHLSLIDGVKIGEPNTDHWVLILPDASEPLVHLYVNSPDATWSEQMLHRYSRRIEEFARLEPLSDATIKM